One Idiomarina loihiensis L2TR genomic window carries:
- a CDS encoding amidohydrolase family protein, with translation MKIKIVAALFVAAIALIILSLPTPRQESAENSNSFILGPVKIFDGETISKAAYVEVLDGYIKDLHMEQPDSQLRKVDGQNRWLVPGLIDAHVHTWGDALEQSLERGVTTVIDMFGHPNFLRQHQPQRATTKFSRKADIFGAGLLITAPNGHGTQYGIEVSTLSKPQEAEKLIKQRINAGSDFIKIVYTRNGSAYAHAPSISEQGLQAAIRAAHKQNYLAVVHIADHDSALDAVEAGADGLVHSFFDQPVSDELLALLKINGVFVIPTMTVYEGMLRGSINDEILLNNETLKISASAKSTLNRNFPNSGRFPEHFYTNLLINTKRMHNTGIPILAGSDAPNPNTAHGWSLLVELLLFQEAGMPTEAILKSATSKPADAFSLADRGRIREGMKADFLLLQKSPYKDLKTILEPLRVWKNGYLVSSKDSARNH, from the coding sequence ATGAAGATTAAAATTGTCGCAGCACTTTTTGTAGCAGCTATTGCTTTGATCATTCTTTCGCTGCCAACACCCCGGCAAGAAAGCGCCGAAAACAGTAACAGTTTTATTCTGGGCCCGGTTAAGATTTTTGACGGGGAAACCATTTCAAAAGCGGCTTATGTTGAAGTACTCGATGGGTATATCAAAGACTTGCACATGGAGCAACCGGACAGTCAGTTACGGAAAGTAGATGGACAAAACCGTTGGCTTGTTCCCGGTCTCATCGATGCTCATGTGCATACCTGGGGCGATGCATTAGAACAAAGCCTTGAACGAGGAGTAACCACCGTTATTGATATGTTTGGTCATCCAAACTTCCTGCGGCAACATCAACCCCAGAGAGCAACAACGAAGTTTAGTCGTAAGGCTGATATTTTTGGTGCCGGATTACTAATAACCGCACCGAATGGGCATGGGACACAGTACGGTATTGAGGTATCTACGCTTTCCAAACCACAAGAGGCCGAAAAACTGATAAAACAACGTATTAATGCAGGCTCAGATTTCATCAAGATAGTGTATACTCGCAACGGTTCAGCCTACGCACACGCACCATCAATTTCAGAGCAAGGTCTGCAGGCAGCTATTAGGGCTGCGCATAAACAGAATTATTTAGCCGTTGTTCATATTGCCGATCATGATTCCGCTCTAGATGCAGTTGAAGCCGGAGCCGATGGCTTGGTACACAGCTTTTTTGACCAGCCTGTTTCTGACGAACTGCTCGCCCTTCTAAAAATCAACGGTGTGTTTGTAATTCCAACAATGACAGTTTATGAGGGGATGCTGCGCGGCTCCATCAATGATGAAATTCTACTGAATAACGAGACGCTGAAAATAAGTGCCAGCGCAAAATCGACACTCAATCGTAACTTTCCTAACAGCGGCCGATTTCCTGAACACTTTTATACCAACTTACTCATCAATACAAAACGTATGCACAATACTGGTATTCCTATTTTGGCTGGCAGCGATGCTCCCAACCCTAATACCGCTCATGGCTGGTCATTATTAGTTGAACTGCTTCTTTTCCAGGAGGCAGGCATGCCAACTGAAGCCATTTTAAAGTCAGCTACATCAAAACCCGCGGATGCTTTCTCACTAGCAGATCGAGGCCGCATTAGAGAAGGAATGAAAGCTGACTTTTTACTGCTTCAAAAATCGCCTTATAAGGATCTGAAAACCATATTAGAGCCACTAAGAGTATGGAAAAATGGCTATCTAGTCTCTAGCAAGGATTCAGCTCGTAACCATTAA
- a CDS encoding FMN-binding negative transcriptional regulator, with amino-acid sequence MYVPKHFEEDDNAKLHQYIRDYGFGILIVADEDGIEANHLPFHLSREEGESLGTLQCHVARNNSVWQRLKNGGRVLAVFQGPDGYVSPSWYPSKAESGRVVPTWNYLAVHAAGKARIVEDATWLKQHLMKLTDQHESGMKEPWQVNDAPEDFTDRLVKAIVGIEIEIETLTGKLKASQNLPERNRAGVKAGLEGSDQPQSCAMSKFVS; translated from the coding sequence ATGTACGTACCAAAGCATTTCGAGGAAGATGACAACGCAAAGTTGCACCAATATATTCGCGATTACGGTTTTGGCATATTAATTGTTGCCGATGAAGATGGCATTGAGGCAAACCACCTTCCTTTTCATTTAAGTCGCGAAGAAGGCGAATCTCTAGGAACGCTTCAGTGTCACGTGGCACGTAATAACTCGGTATGGCAGCGCCTTAAAAATGGTGGTCGCGTGTTAGCCGTTTTTCAGGGACCGGACGGTTACGTTTCTCCTTCGTGGTATCCCTCTAAAGCAGAATCAGGGCGAGTTGTACCAACTTGGAATTATCTGGCTGTGCATGCGGCAGGTAAAGCGAGAATCGTTGAAGATGCAACTTGGCTAAAGCAGCATTTAATGAAACTAACAGATCAGCACGAGTCAGGAATGAAAGAGCCCTGGCAGGTAAATGATGCCCCTGAGGACTTCACCGACCGCTTAGTTAAGGCTATTGTTGGTATAGAGATAGAAATTGAAACCCTGACCGGTAAATTGAAAGCGAGCCAAAACTTGCCAGAACGAAATAGAGCAGGAGTTAAAGCAGGTCTTGAAGGCAGTGATCAACCGCAGAGCTGCGCGATGTCTAAATTCGTTAGTTAG
- a CDS encoding DUF3617 domain-containing protein, protein MSRILLSGMLLLACSFSVLANDLKPGLWEVTSSMEGEGIPKQLKREKNSQECLTAEEGDDMVATMRKRWNEIGCQDMDISRDGDNIKVAASCEAGGRTTQVDALITVHSNEHYSSEVTTTNDSSVTTYREATWVSSECEQ, encoded by the coding sequence ATGTCACGGATTTTACTATCAGGCATGCTGCTTCTAGCCTGCTCATTCTCGGTTTTGGCAAATGACCTGAAACCGGGTTTATGGGAGGTCACTTCTTCAATGGAAGGAGAGGGGATCCCTAAGCAGCTTAAGCGTGAAAAAAATTCGCAGGAGTGCCTTACCGCCGAAGAGGGTGACGACATGGTCGCTACAATGCGCAAACGCTGGAATGAAATAGGATGTCAGGATATGGATATCTCCCGGGATGGTGATAACATTAAAGTCGCAGCTTCATGCGAAGCAGGTGGGCGAACCACGCAAGTCGATGCGTTGATTACGGTACACAGCAACGAACATTATTCCAGTGAGGTTACAACCACTAACGATAGCTCAGTAACGACCTATCGTGAGGCTACCTGGGTATCGTCGGAGTGCGAGCAATAA
- a CDS encoding FadR/GntR family transcriptional regulator gives MKSATRSRPQSIHSWVAQELGSRIVGGVYLPGQYIPNENDIGAELGVSRTALREAFKLLTAKGLIESRPKLGTRVRPRKNWNMFDAEVLRWCFSSNPDTKFYMSLYEMREIIEPNAASLAAMHRTDEQLAALTEAYQAMEEAQIGTDAVYKSDLEFHLALLEATNNEFMASLGVTIETALENSFRLSSAIAEEYVDSLPGHKAVFMAIKEQSPVVAREEMQTLLVNARHALEHTLAELHKTPV, from the coding sequence ATGAAAAGCGCAACCCGAAGCAGACCACAAAGTATCCACTCCTGGGTTGCTCAGGAACTGGGTTCTCGAATCGTGGGTGGCGTCTATTTGCCTGGTCAGTATATCCCGAATGAAAATGACATTGGTGCAGAGCTGGGTGTATCGCGCACAGCATTACGTGAAGCCTTTAAGCTGTTAACCGCTAAAGGGCTAATCGAATCCCGTCCGAAACTGGGCACGAGAGTCCGTCCGCGTAAAAACTGGAATATGTTTGACGCGGAAGTTTTGCGCTGGTGTTTTAGCAGCAACCCAGACACGAAGTTTTACATGTCGCTGTATGAAATGCGGGAAATTATTGAGCCTAATGCAGCCAGTCTGGCAGCTATGCACCGTACTGACGAGCAGTTAGCCGCATTAACTGAAGCTTACCAGGCAATGGAAGAGGCTCAAATTGGTACTGACGCTGTGTACAAAAGCGACTTAGAGTTTCACTTAGCTTTACTGGAAGCCACTAATAACGAATTTATGGCGTCGTTAGGTGTAACCATTGAAACTGCTCTGGAAAATTCATTTCGTTTAAGCAGTGCTATAGCGGAAGAATATGTCGATTCACTACCCGGTCATAAAGCAGTGTTCATGGCCATTAAAGAGCAGAGCCCGGTAGTCGCCCGTGAAGAAATGCAGACGCTTTTAGTCAACGCCAGACATGCTCTGGAGCACACACTGGCGGAACTGCACAAAACACCGGTTTAA
- a CDS encoding helix-turn-helix domain-containing protein: MSDILKSVHKTAKGLKNSGVIDKTTMRKFDALCLTTVHEFSAEQVRALRLKYKLSQPVFAQYLNVSDKLVKKWEQGDSKPRGAALKMLSIAEKKGLEVIA; encoded by the coding sequence ATGAGTGATATTTTAAAGTCTGTTCATAAAACGGCTAAGGGTTTGAAAAACTCGGGTGTGATAGATAAGACAACGATGCGCAAGTTTGATGCGTTGTGCTTGACCACTGTCCATGAGTTTTCCGCTGAACAGGTTAGAGCTCTTAGACTGAAATATAAGTTATCACAGCCCGTATTCGCACAATATTTGAATGTCAGCGATAAACTGGTTAAGAAGTGGGAGCAGGGCGACAGTAAGCCACGCGGAGCGGCGCTTAAAATGCTTTCTATTGCTGAAAAAAAAGGTTTAGAAGTTATTGCTTAA
- a CDS encoding metallophosphoesterase family protein encodes MTLTSVFANGAEASRSDDSLVLKFAVLGDAEPKPKAEFPGVSAAVDDVNKLAEDGTMDFVVGVGDIAHKGTVIQYENVTPVLQRLSLPFYPIMGNEEHGSTVERYLKYANLWNDGKISIEKPSYVLERDSVALVFASPDFGRDFGDEGIAWMKEQIERLAPKPVLLVVHGAQTGVYPENADKGVTHEGFKDIVAQPNLAAVLSGDLHMDMERVNHSKQIDGVHYLHMPALERTKIPDETRHTPMFRVFSIFDDGQVLVETYQVDVEKPLARHEYRFELSGK; translated from the coding sequence ATGACCTTAACCAGCGTTTTTGCTAATGGTGCTGAGGCTTCTCGTTCTGACGACAGTCTGGTATTGAAGTTTGCTGTACTGGGTGATGCTGAGCCTAAACCCAAAGCAGAATTCCCGGGTGTGTCAGCGGCCGTTGATGATGTAAACAAATTGGCGGAAGACGGCACTATGGATTTTGTTGTCGGGGTAGGTGACATTGCGCATAAAGGCACGGTGATTCAATACGAAAACGTGACACCGGTACTGCAGCGCCTGAGCCTGCCGTTCTATCCTATTATGGGCAACGAGGAGCATGGCTCTACTGTAGAGCGCTACCTGAAATATGCGAACTTGTGGAATGACGGTAAAATTTCCATAGAGAAACCAAGCTATGTTCTGGAGCGCGACTCTGTTGCTTTGGTGTTCGCTTCTCCGGATTTCGGTCGGGATTTTGGCGACGAGGGCATTGCCTGGATGAAGGAGCAAATAGAGCGTTTGGCTCCGAAACCTGTACTGCTTGTTGTTCACGGTGCACAAACGGGTGTGTACCCTGAAAATGCAGATAAAGGCGTGACGCATGAAGGGTTTAAAGACATTGTTGCGCAACCGAATTTAGCAGCAGTGCTGTCAGGCGACTTGCATATGGATATGGAGCGGGTTAATCACTCTAAACAGATTGACGGTGTTCATTATTTACATATGCCAGCACTGGAACGTACAAAAATACCGGACGAAACTCGTCACACACCGATGTTTCGTGTGTTCAGTATTTTTGATGACGGACAGGTACTGGTAGAAACCTACCAGGTAGACGTTGAAAAGCCGCTGGCGCGTCATGAATATCGGTTTGAACTCTCTGGTAAATAA
- the ybaK gene encoding Cys-tRNA(Pro) deacylase has protein sequence MTPAIDVAKENEISFKVHEYSHDPASESYGGEAAEKLGVPQEQVFKTLVVSLDGKELAVGIIPVLSRLSLKLIAKALGAKKAAMATGSDVERTTGYVLGGVSPLGQKKQLRTIIDTSATYNPTVFISAGRRGVDMELTPEDLKTLVRGEFVNIT, from the coding sequence ATGACTCCTGCAATTGATGTAGCGAAAGAGAATGAAATTTCTTTTAAAGTACACGAATATTCTCATGACCCGGCCAGTGAATCTTATGGGGGCGAAGCCGCCGAGAAGTTGGGCGTTCCGCAGGAACAAGTATTCAAAACCTTAGTTGTCAGTCTTGACGGTAAAGAATTGGCTGTAGGTATCATTCCGGTTTTGTCACGGCTAAGCCTTAAATTGATAGCAAAAGCTCTGGGTGCCAAGAAGGCTGCCATGGCAACCGGAAGCGATGTCGAACGTACTACGGGTTATGTTCTGGGAGGCGTTAGTCCGCTTGGCCAGAAAAAGCAGCTCAGAACCATAATTGATACCTCTGCAACTTATAACCCCACTGTATTTATAAGCGCCGGGCGTAGGGGGGTAGATATGGAATTAACCCCTGAAGATTTAAAAACGCTGGTGAGGGGGGAATTTGTTAATATTACTTAA
- a CDS encoding nucleotide triphosphate diphosphatase NUDT15, with protein MSSPQVGVGVLIIRNGRVLLGKRKGAHGAGTWSAPGGHLEFGESIEDCARREVLEETGLELTTVRNGPFTNNVFQADNKHYVTIFALAEPLNGEAKTLEPDKCEGWDWFDWNTLPQPLFPPLKTLIREGYTLTDWL; from the coding sequence ATGTCTTCACCGCAGGTTGGAGTGGGTGTTCTTATCATTCGAAATGGTCGTGTACTTCTGGGTAAAAGGAAAGGCGCTCACGGCGCTGGTACCTGGTCTGCGCCAGGCGGACATCTTGAATTTGGCGAGTCGATTGAAGACTGTGCACGACGTGAAGTTCTGGAAGAAACCGGGCTGGAACTCACAACTGTTCGGAACGGGCCTTTCACCAACAACGTGTTCCAGGCAGATAATAAGCACTATGTAACCATTTTTGCGCTGGCGGAGCCTTTGAACGGAGAAGCTAAAACTCTGGAGCCTGATAAGTGCGAGGGTTGGGACTGGTTTGACTGGAATACGCTTCCGCAGCCGTTATTTCCGCCATTAAAAACGCTTATTCGTGAGGGATACACTCTTACCGACTGGCTTTGA